The Pan paniscus chromosome 17, NHGRI_mPanPan1-v2.0_pri, whole genome shotgun sequence genomic interval GTCACCCACAAGGTGACGAGCCACAACCCAGGTGTGAAAGAGGCCAGGgaaggcccggcgtggtggcccaggcctgcggtcccagcactttgggaggccgaggcaggaggatcgcttgtgcccaggaattcgagaccagcctgggcaacatagtaagatcccgtctctacaaaacataaaaaagattagccggacctggtggcgcgcgcccgtggtcccagctaccggccaggccgaggcaggaggatcgcttgggcccgaGAAGTCGAGGCTGCGGGGAGCCATAgtcgccactgcaccccagcctgggccacagagcgagccCCCGTCTCTGAAAAACGCAGCAGGGGTGACCGAGGCCCATGCATTGCCCGTGCGGAGCATTTTGGGGGTGTAGGTGGCCGGTGGCGCCCACGGGCCCTCTTGAGTAAGGCGGCTCCGCCCAGGCCGTCCCGGGGCCTCGGCTCGGCTCGGGAAGCCGCAGAGCCTGGGGGCGCGGACCAGTCCTCCGAGGCGGCCGCTCGGTGACATTGCGTCCCTGCAGGTGCAGCGCCCGCCTCTCTGCTCCGGCCCCGCCTCCGCCCTGGAACGCAGCGCGCTCCGCCCGAGGCCTCCCGGCGGCCCATACGGGAATCGCGGAGCTTAGCTGACGGCACCTCGCGCCGGGTCCGCGCGGCCCACGGGACCCCCCCTGACGCCCCCGGCCCGCGGTCCACATGGACGTGCGGGGCCCTGAAGCCCCCGGCGGGCGCGCGCTGCGGGACGCGGTGAGCCCCTCCCCCACTCCTGCTTCTCTCTGGATGGGGGCGCCCCTGCGGTTCTGGGGGGTTTTGAGGTCCTGGGGGGGGGAGCCTGCGGTGCTGGGGGTGCCCTGCGGTCTTCGTGGGGCCCTGAGGTCCTGGGGGGCCTGCGATCCTGAGGACTCCTGTGGTCCTGAGGAGTCCTGAGTGCCTGGGAGGCCTGTGGTCCTGGGGGGGCCCCTGAAGACCTGGGGGACCCTGCGGTCCTGGGGGGGCCTGAGGTGCAGGGGGGAACCCTGCGGTCCTCGGGGGGAGCCCTGCAGTACTGGGGGGCATTGAGGTTGGGGTCAGTGGGGAAACAACTGTGCCAAAGGGTGCCCGAAAGGGGACCCACGAGTGTCGCAGCGCCCAGGGCTCCGGCCTCTTCCGGGAAATCCTCCCGCCCCCCGGGCCTTCCTACTTGCCGAAGAGTTCCAGGCCCACAAGAGGACTGGCTATGAGGAAGAGACCTGGAATTTGAAGGAATGTGTTGGGCGTTGTGCAAACCCTAACGTAAATTTCCTGACAAAGGTAGAAAGCCCTGGCATGGTTCAGAGGTGGGGCCTCCTCCTATGTCGACGGGATTCTAGATTCACACCATGGTACGTGGGGCTCCCTGGGATCTTGAACCCCCAGCTGGGAGAATTTTGTGCTTCTCAGCCTCACTGTTCTCATCTCACCCTGGATACAGTCGCAGGGTGAGGAGTAGATTACACCATGAATGGTGTGGGACGTCAGTCTGTAAACTACAAAGCAGTATATAAACAGGAAACGCTTTCagtagcagtggtgatatttctgTATGACCCGGTAAGTAATTTCATAAGAATTCTTGAGGCGCGCAGGGTCACGAGATTTTCTCCTGCGTCCTCCTCTGCATGCTTTATGGCCTTGGCTCTGGGCCAAGGTGTGTGATCCTCCTGCATTCatggtgtgtggtgtgaggaGGGGGATGGGTCCCTGCCTCGTCTGCACGTGGCCCTCATGATTCCCACGCtgcttgttgaaaagactttcctTTCCCTCTGAATCCAAAGGCCTTAGCACCTTTGTCAGAAGTCAACAGATTTATGGATGGGTTTATctcatgatatttatttttttaatttttattttttgaaacggactctcactctgtcgcccaggctggagtgcagtggtgcaatatcagctcactgcaagccccgccttccgggttcacgccattctcctgcctcagcctcccgagtagctgggaccacaggcgcccgccactgcgcccagctaattttttgtatttttagtagagacggggtttcacctagtttgccaggatggtctcgatctcctgacctcctgattcgcccgcctcagcctcccaaagtgctgggattacaggcgtgagccaccacgcccggccttatcccatgatatttaaaatgtcatacgtgggccaggtgtggtggctcatgcctgtgatcccagcactttgggaggtcaaggtgggcagatcacctgaggccatgagttcaagaccagcctggccaacatggtgaaactccgtctctactaaaagtataaacattagctgggcgtggtggcacacgcttgtaatcccagctacttggaggctgaggtgggagaatcacttgaatccaggaggcggaggttgtagtgagctgagatcacgccattgcactccagcctgggcaacaaaagacttcatgtcagaaaagaaaaaacaaactcatatgccaacagtaaatatttattcaattgtCTTACGGTTTATTTTTTCAGGCAGAAAATCTATTTCAGGAACTTCAGGAACATTTTCAAGCTCTGACGGCAACATTAAACCTCAGAaatatccttttctacctttaACAAATGCTGTGATTCTTTCGGACTGGTAGATTATCATGGAGTATCTTTTTGTGGTCTGCTAGTAGTAGGTAATAGTTTACTTAGGATTTCCCAGTATTTACTTCTGTGCTTTTATGTGGCTTCCTAATGTGTTAATTACCCCTCACCTATAGCAAAAGCTGTAcctccggccgggcgcagtggctcacgcctgtaatcccagcactttgggaggccgaggtgggcagatcacgaagtcaggagattgagaccatcctgactaacacagtgaaaccccgtctctactaaaaatacaaaaaattagcccggcatggtggtgggcgcctgtagtcccaactactcaggaggctgaggcaggagaatggtgtgaacccgggaggcggagcttgcagtgagccgagatcgcgccactgcactccagcctgggtgacagagcgagactccgtctcaaaaaaaaaaaaaaaaagctctaccTCCTGCTTGACTGGCAACACAGGATGTCTTGTGCGGCAAGTATAAAGGACAAAAACACAAACATGTAACACTTCCCAGTGGGGCTTCCATCAGTTCCCAACCGGACAGTGCACCCTAGACCACAGACCCCACAGAGCATAACACTGAAGCACAGGATCCCAGATACGGCTCTCCcaaactttgttttgtttagtttaacTTCACCAACTCACTGTTTTGTCTTAGAAACATGAAATCAAACAGAATGAGAATAGAATTTTTTTTGGAGTTGGAGCAAATCTAGCTAAGGGTCACAATTGCCCCAAGACTTGCCCAATTTGAGCTCATGTTACACAATTAAATATATTCCTTAAATATTGTGTGCCTGCAACTTTTGATTTTGTAAATGGGTTCCCACAGGACAAAAATGAgtcttaaacataaaattaaaccaTATGAATGTTAGTTTTTTAGTTAATTTCAGCTGGGTGGtagtctatagtcccagctactcaagaggctgaggcagaaggatcgcttgagcccaggagttcagggctgcagtgagctgtgatcacaccac includes:
- the HSBP1L1 gene encoding heat shock factor-binding protein 1-like protein 1; translated protein: MDVRGPEAPGGRALRDAAENLFQELQEHFQALTATLNLRMEEMGNRIEDLQKNVNDLMVQAGIENSIKEQMLKT